Proteins from one Drosophila gunungcola strain Sukarami chromosome 3R, Dgunungcola_SK_2, whole genome shotgun sequence genomic window:
- the LOC128266339 gene encoding homeobox protein slou → MVMLQSPAQKASDIATQPAAAAAAVAVGGLMSPNSNPDSPKSNASPKVASTEPGSVAGGGSTPPAPKIPKFIISANGPAAAGKQEQELRCSLERLKQMSSESGSLLSRLSPMQEESAEKEKPNLNNNSSLTNHNTHSNPRRSQSPPASLGSASFSSPAQQRKLLELNAVRHLARPEPLQHPHAALLQQHPHLLQNPQFLAAAQQHMHHHQHQHQHHQHQHHPHPHPHPQPHPHPHPHAASVFHLRAPSSTTAPPSPATSPLSPPTSPAMLSDQQLSPPIDPPQNPAHASQQQQVAAPDMDLERIKLVAAVAARTTQAPSTSASASAAHSVTNANATTSASNTSSGSPSGRDLSDYGFRIQLGGLAAAAAAAAATSRQIAAANYARSDTSEELNVDGNDEDSNDGSHSTPSVCPVDLTRSVNSNATANPNSASTSASSERDAATKRLAFSVENILDPNKFTGNKLPIGQFGHPRQWSYERDEEMQERLDDDHSEDMSAQDLNDMDQDDLCDDGSDIDDPSSETDSKKGGSRNGDGKSGGGGGGGGSKPRRARTAFTYEQLVSLENKFKTTRYLSVCERLNLALSLSLTETQVKIWFQNRRTKWKKQNPGMDVNSPTIPPPGGGSFGPGAYASGLLYSHAVPYPPYGPYFHPLGAHHLSHSHS, encoded by the exons ATGGTCATGCTGCAATCGCCGGCGCAAAAGGCCAGCGACATTGCAACCCAgcccgccgccgccgccgccgccgtggCCGTCGGTGGCCTGATGAGTCCCAACTCGAACCCCGACTCGCCCAAGTCGAACGCCTCGCCGAAAGTGGCCAGTACTGAGCCGGGTTCGGTGGCCGGAGGCGGAAGCACACCGCCGGCGCCCAAGATACCCAAGTTCATCATCAGTGCCAATGGCCCAGCGGCAGCGGGaaagcaggagcaggagctgagATGCTCCCTCGAACGGCTCAAGCAGATGAGCAGTGAGTCGGGCAGCCTGCTCAGCCGGTTGAGTCCCATGCAAGAGGAATCCGCGGAAAAGGAAAAGCCCAAtctcaacaacaacagcagtcTAACAAACCACAACACGCACAGCAATCCACGCCGCTCGCAATCTCCCCCCGCTTCATTGGGGTCTGCGTCGTTCTCCTCACCTGCCCAGCAGCGAAAGCTCCTGGAACTGAATGCCGTGCGCCATTTAGCCCGGCCGGAGCCACTGCAGCATCCACATGCGGCCTTGCTGCAGCAGCATCCGCATCTGCTGCAGAACCCACAGTTCCTGGCCGCCGCCCAGCAGCACATGCACCATCACCAGCACCAACACCAGCaccatcaacatcaacatcatccgcacccacacccacacccacagcCCCATCCCCATCCGCACCCGCATGCGGCTTCGGTCTTCCACTTGAGGGCCCCCAGCAGCACCACAGCCCCGCCCTCGCCGGCCACGTCGCCCCTGTCGCCACCCACTTCCCCGGCCATGCTGTCCGATCAGCAGCTGAGCCCACCCATCGATCCGCCCCAGAATCCGGCTCATGCctctcagcagcagcaggtagCCGCTCCGGACATGGATCTCGAGCGGATCAAGCTGGTTGCCGCGGTGGCGGCGCGCACGACCCAGGCTCCCAGCACCTCCGCCTCGGCATCCGCTGCCCATTCCGTGACCAACGCCAACGCCACCACCTCCGCCTCCAACACCAGCTCAGGCTCGCCCAGTGGCCGCGACCTCAGTGACTACGGGTTCCGAATACAGTTGGGCGGgctggcggcggcggcggctgctgcggcggccACTTCGCGACAGATCGCGGCGGCCAACTATGCGCGGAGCGACACCAGCGAGGAGCTCAACGTCGATGGAAACGACGAGGACAGCAACGATGGATCGCACAGCACGCCGTCG GTCTGTCCAGTGGACCTGACGCGATCGGTGAACAGTAATGCCACCGCAAATCCAAACTCCGCCTCGACCAGTGCATCCAGTGAGCGAGACGCTGCCACAAAACGGTTGGCGTTTTCCGTGGAAAACATCCTGGATCCGAACAAGTTTACAGGCAACAAGTTGCCAATTGGTCAATTTGGCCATCCACGGCAGTGGAGCTACGAGAGGGACGAGGAAATGCAGGAGCGATTGGATGACGATCACAGCGAGGACATGTCCG CCCAGGACCTGAACGACATGGATCAGGACGATTTGTGCGACGACGGCAGCGATATCGACGATCCCAGTAGCGAGACGGACTCCAAGAAGGGAGGCAGTCGCAACGGGGATGGGAAATCCGGCGGTGGAGGCGGAGGGGGTGGATCAAAGCCTCGAAGAGCTCGCACTGCCTTCACCTACGAGCAGCTGGTTTCTCTGGAGAACAAGTTCAAGACCACCCGATATCTTAGCGTCTGCGAGCGGCTCAACTTGGCCCTCAGCTTAAGTTTAACGGAGACACAG GTTAAAATCTGGTTCCAGAATCGTCGCACCAAGTGGAAGAAGCAGAACCCCGGCATGGACGTGAACTCCCCCACCATTCCCCCGCCCGGCGGCGGCTCCTTCGGACCGGGGGCGTACGCCAGCGGACTTCTGTACTCGCATGCGGTGCCCTATCCGCCGTACGGACCCTACTTCCACCCCCTGGGCGCCCACCACCTCAGCCATTCGCACTCATAA
- the LOC128266344 gene encoding cilia- and flagella-associated protein 161 — MYGPGVRVGNWLEAALSEEMRVSEMKKRRDSGNLLLDRTRAVYDRFYQETVLGPPQDVLAFGVVVQLQPVKISVCRQQDIDQNLVLSVVITQEGLHRNCNTINEMCDLTVAPSPRPSLRNSFRIVSPNEKDLTGQYLAYGEKFRLQTLEPADEPMYVFSGPKRLNLSLPVEKVFFTTKNGEVTLPLGLVSYKNCGQSARVPTSHTHFFCAHESPDHRFESEGKTIPVNKPLVIVHAATNRNLAVENVLANTLFGPEFQVSVQTYKNVYKRETWKNQWMFTY; from the exons ATGTATGGTCCTGGGGTGAGAGTGGGTAATTGGCTGGAAGCTGCCCTGTCAGAGGAG ATGCGTGTGAGTGAAATGAAGAAACGCCGGGATAGTGGAAACCTTCTGCTGGACAGGACCCGCGCCGTCTACGATCGCTTCTACCAGGAAACGGTGCTGGGGCCACCACAGGATGTGCTTGCCTTCGGAGTGGTGGTGCAGCTGCAGCCAGTGAAAATCAGCGTCTGCCGCCAACAGGACATAGACCAAAACCTGGTCCTGTCGGTTGTAATTACCCAGGAGGGACTGCACCGCAACTGCAACACCATAAACGAGATGTGCGACCTCACAGTGGCACCTTCTCCACGTCCTTCGCTGCGCAACAGCTTCAGGATCGTCAGTCCGAACGAAAAGGACCTTACTGGTCAGTACCTAGCCTACGGCGAGAAGTTTCGCCTCCAGACCCTGGAGCCCGCAGATGAGCCAATGTATGTGTTCAGCGGACCTAAAAGGCTAAACCTTTCGCTCCCAGTAGAGAAGGTGTTTTTCACCACCAAGAACGGCGAGGTGACGTTGCCACTGGGACTGGTCTCCTACAAG AACTGCGGCCAATCTGCCCGGGTGCCAACTTCTCACACTCACTTCTTTTGTGCCCATGAAAGCCCCGATCACCGTTTCGAAAGCGAGGGCAAAACCATTCCG GTAAATAAACCGTTGGTCATTGTGCACGCTGCGACCAATCGAAATCTGGCTGTTGAAAATGTGCTGGCGAACACCCTATTTGGTCCAGAGTTTCAGGTGTCCGTGCAGACTTACAAGAATGTCTACAAGCGGGAGACCTGGAAGAACCAGTGGATGTTCACATACTGA